ATTACATTCTTAATCTTTGGCTTGCCTTTCCAATAGTATTCATTAGCCTTAAGATCTACTTCTTGTCCTGGAATATATTTAGTAACCTGATACTGTCCACAACCTACAGGTGTTTGAAGTTTAGCCTCAACCCCCTTTGTATTTCCAGGTGTATAATCCTTGCCAAAGTAATCCTTAGAAATAATCGTTGTACCTATAAGATATAATATTGAAGAGTTTGGCTTATCAAGAGTTACAGCTATAGTATGTGGATCTTTAACACTTATACCTTCAATATCCTTTGCAGTTCCCTTATTAAAAGCTTCTCCACCTTTAATTGGTATTGCTGAATGATCTACTGCCCCTGAAAAGCTAGGGTCAAACACTAACTCTAATGAAAATTTAACATCATCTGCTGTAAGAGGCTTGCCATCACTAAACTTAACATCATCTCTCAAATGAAAAGTATAAGTAAGTCCATCCTTTGATATATCCCACTTTTTAGCTATGCCTGGAATTGGACTACCTGAATCATCCCAATCCACCAAGCCATCTGTAATAGCATCACTAATATACGCATCTGTAAGAGTTTGAGCATAAAAACTTATAAAATTGCCACCTGGAACTCCTGTTCCTATTATAAGTGTATCTTTTTTACTTGATGAATCTGGCGCTTTACTTTTATCTGTTGCCTTAGTTACCTTTACCACATTATCCATTTTAGGTTCTGTGGCTGCATCCTTTACTGTATTACTTGAACCACATCCCGTAAATACCATTGCGGAAAACATAGCAGCAATTACAGAAATCGCAAGTATTTTTCTTTTCATTGTTGTTTCCCCCCCAAATTATAAATTTTCTATATCCTATTTAATTCTATAGCTTTAGTTACAAACCCCTCTGCACTTTTTAACAGCTTCTCTGCCTCTTCTCTTTCTGTTTTTGTCTTTATCATTACTATGGCAACCTTAGGTTTAAAATCTGACCTTTTTAAATAATCCTCAGCTTCTTTCCTTTCAACCTTTGTAGCACATTCTATTATCCTTATAGCCCTATCCACTAATTTTTCATTACTAAGCTGAAGGTCTACCATAAGATTTCCATATACCTTTCCCAGTTTTATCATAACAGCTGTACTTATCATGTTAAGAATAAGTTTTTGAGAAGTTCCTGCTTTCATTCTTGTAGACCCTGTTACAACCTCTGGACCTACTATTGGTGTTATTTTAATGTCTACCTCTTTATTGATAATTGAATCCTTATTATTACTTATGCCTATAGTTAAAATTCCTTTTTTTCTTGCTTCCTTTACAGCCCCAATTACAAAAGGTGTTCTACCACTTGCTGTTATACCTATTACAACATCCTTTGAATTTATATTTCTTTCATTTATAATTGATCTTCCCATTTCCTCATCGTCTTCTGCTCCTTCAACAGCTTTAAAAAT
The Clostridium felsineum DSM 794 DNA segment above includes these coding regions:
- the murQ gene encoding N-acetylmuramic acid 6-phosphate etherase, with protein sequence MNSHLENLTTEKINKDTRSIDTMSTEEILSSINNEDMKVALAVKRELPNIIKAVDSISAKLKNDGRLFYVGAGTSGRLGILDASECPPTYNTNPEVVQGIIAGGEKAIFKAVEGAEDDEEMGRSIINERNINSKDVVIGITASGRTPFVIGAVKEARKKGILTIGISNNKDSIINKEVDIKITPIVGPEVVTGSTRMKAGTSQKLILNMISTAVMIKLGKVYGNLMVDLQLSNEKLVDRAIRIIECATKVERKEAEDYLKRSDFKPKVAIVMIKTKTEREEAEKLLKSAEGFVTKAIELNRI